A DNA window from Microcystis aeruginosa NIES-843 contains the following coding sequences:
- a CDS encoding DUF4160 domain-containing protein yields MPTLSSFYGIKITMNYNDHNPPHIHAEYQDYEAVIMIHTGEVCGQMPKRGLNLIWEWLDLHQSELLENWENARQRKPLNRIDPLP; encoded by the coding sequence ATGCCCACTCTATCAAGCTTCTATGGAATAAAAATCACCATGAACTATAACGATCACAATCCGCCTCATATCCATGCCGAGTATCAAGATTATGAAGCAGTTATAATGATTCACACAGGTGAAGTTTGTGGTCAAATGCCCAAAAGAGGACTAAATCTAATATGGGAGTGGCTTGATCTACACCAATCTGAACTATTGGAGAACTGGGAAAATGCGCGTCAAAGAAAACCTCTTAACAGAATCGATCCCCTTCCCTAA
- a CDS encoding AAA family ATPase has protein sequence MRLLRVQVPDFRVLKNIDISFEKDFFPQIFPIGSQNGGGKSTLLQLIFILLHCSGDPEKIEYVVNVLHRCQLEDELEQKTLAIFEILTDNREEVKLDFFICRDAYVKQFVSDLDGQFVYDFGDVYIKHFVSDIDGQFLYLCQAKNQKNEEIFLLCKFSQATQEECQLFMKELSSKIFLAAPSTQVFIFLPKATNKSLFQINQGNPDSSNYYLAMADIKKKLSNLFTYDFLPVELLINYFIMARDQDFAQAIETGEYGNNYQLRRQKLNSILSDKEINLDKDISRITFKFKGDTNGEELYPEDLSHGELKRLSIYLWLKYRRIKDAIVLMDEIEIALHPDWQYKIIEDLQEWEPSNQYIAIL, from the coding sequence ATGCGGTTACTACGGGTTCAAGTTCCTGACTTTCGAGTGTTAAAGAATATTGATATTAGTTTCGAGAAAGACTTTTTTCCCCAGATCTTCCCTATCGGTAGTCAAAATGGCGGTGGCAAAAGTACCCTTCTACAATTAATTTTTATCCTGCTTCATTGTTCTGGTGATCCAGAAAAGATAGAATATGTGGTAAATGTACTCCATCGATGTCAACTAGAAGATGAGTTAGAGCAGAAAACCCTGGCTATTTTTGAAATTCTAACCGACAATCGGGAAGAAGTAAAACTAGATTTTTTTATTTGCAGAGATGCTTATGTAAAACAATTTGTATCTGATCTTGACGGTCAATTTGTATATGATTTCGGAGATGTTTATATAAAACACTTTGTATCTGATATTGACGGTCAATTCCTATATCTTTGTCAAGCCAAAAACCAGAAGAATGAAGAGATATTTTTGTTGTGTAAATTTAGTCAAGCCACCCAAGAAGAATGTCAATTATTCATGAAAGAATTATCCTCAAAAATATTTTTAGCTGCACCTTCAACGCAAGTTTTTATCTTTTTACCCAAAGCTACTAACAAGAGTCTTTTTCAGATAAATCAAGGGAATCCAGACTCTAGTAACTATTATTTAGCCATGGCAGATATTAAAAAGAAACTTAGCAACTTATTTACCTACGATTTTCTGCCAGTTGAGCTATTGATTAATTACTTTATCATGGCTCGTGATCAAGATTTTGCCCAAGCTATAGAAACTGGTGAATATGGAAATAATTATCAACTAAGAAGACAAAAATTAAATTCAATTTTATCCGACAAAGAAATTAATTTAGATAAAGATATATCGAGGATTACCTTTAAATTCAAAGGAGACACAAACGGAGAAGAATTATATCCAGAGGATTTGAGTCATGGGGAACTGAAGCGATTAAGTATCTATCTGTGGCTAAAGTATCGTAGGATAAAAGATGCGATTGTCTTGATGGATGAAATTGAGATTGCTCTCCATCCCGACTGGCAATATAAAATTATTGAGGACTTGCAGGAATGGGAACCTAGCAATCAATATATAGCAATTCTCTGA
- a CDS encoding metal ABC transporter solute-binding protein, Zn/Mn family, whose amino-acid sequence MGKKFQLTAIALTLTIASLTACSGPSVKEEEAKTPLQVTVSIVPQEYFVKRIGGDRVSVNAMIQPGTDPHTYEPKPEQLKTTARSQAYFKIGVSLEDAWKDRLNSVNQQMLIVDTSQGVDKIPLTAEHNHDHDHDHNHDQDHAKAKTEQAGKNTLDPHIWLSPKRVKAQAETIYQTLAQLDPGQEAIYRANFEKFSQELDALDQEIRQNLAGIKNKKFMVFHPEWGYFAQDYGLEMIAIEIDGNEPSAAQLSQLIKQAKKENIKVIFTQPEFSQKSAETIAREIGGQVIPISAFDENWSENLRQVSQKMATVLNQ is encoded by the coding sequence ATGGGTAAAAAATTCCAGTTAACAGCGATCGCTTTAACCCTGACTATAGCCAGCTTAACAGCTTGTAGTGGTCCCTCGGTCAAGGAAGAGGAAGCAAAGACACCCTTACAGGTGACAGTGAGTATCGTACCGCAGGAATATTTTGTCAAACGTATCGGCGGTGATAGAGTCAGTGTTAATGCCATGATTCAACCCGGGACAGATCCCCACACCTATGAACCAAAACCCGAACAATTAAAAACCACAGCCCGATCGCAAGCCTATTTTAAAATTGGTGTATCCTTAGAAGATGCCTGGAAAGATCGCTTAAACAGTGTTAACCAACAGATGTTAATCGTCGATACCAGTCAAGGAGTAGATAAAATCCCTTTGACAGCAGAACATAATCACGATCATGACCATGATCATAATCACGATCAGGATCATGCCAAGGCAAAAACAGAGCAAGCTGGAAAAAACACCCTAGATCCCCATATTTGGTTATCACCAAAACGAGTCAAAGCACAAGCAGAGACTATTTATCAAACCCTAGCACAACTCGATCCCGGTCAGGAAGCCATCTATCGGGCTAACTTTGAAAAATTCAGTCAGGAATTAGACGCATTAGATCAAGAAATTCGGCAAAACTTGGCAGGGATTAAAAACAAAAAATTTATGGTATTTCATCCCGAATGGGGCTATTTTGCCCAAGATTACGGTTTAGAGATGATTGCGATCGAAATCGACGGTAATGAACCCAGTGCTGCCCAGTTAAGTCAACTAATCAAACAGGCCAAAAAAGAGAATATAAAAGTTATTTTTACTCAACCAGAATTTAGTCAGAAAAGTGCCGAAACTATTGCTAGGGAAATTGGGGGACAGGTAATCCCTATCAGTGCCTTTGATGAAAATTGGAGTGAAAACCTGCGACAAGTTTCCCAAAAAATGGCCACAGTTTTAAATCAGTAA
- a CDS encoding IS5-like element ISMae4 family transposase has protein sequence MFISKIMDYQNLSDEQFKRRFGVYKQTYRKMVESVKSVEADSNSPSKRGPKPKLSIEEQVLVTLEYWREYRTYFHIGTSWELSESTICRIVNKTEKMLLQSGNFRLKGKKALLNQAEIPVITVMDVTETPIERPQKKQKDFFSGKRGYHTLKSQLVADQNTEEIICVFCGKGRGHDFSLFKKSRVRFHPLTTSIEDSGYQGIAAYHSNSYTPKKKSKNRKLTELEKEYNKALAKERIIIEHINRKLKIFKILSCKYRNRRRRYSLRVNLLAAIYNCELGIGIAAS, from the coding sequence ATGTTTATTAGCAAAATTATGGATTATCAAAACTTATCAGATGAACAATTCAAACGCCGTTTCGGTGTGTACAAACAAACATATAGAAAGATGGTAGAATCAGTAAAAAGTGTTGAAGCCGACTCTAATTCACCATCTAAAAGGGGACCGAAACCTAAACTATCTATAGAAGAACAAGTTTTAGTAACGTTAGAATATTGGCGAGAATATAGAACATATTTTCACATTGGTACAAGCTGGGAACTATCAGAATCAACTATATGTCGGATTGTAAATAAGACGGAAAAAATGCTTTTACAATCGGGAAACTTCCGTTTAAAAGGAAAAAAAGCTTTACTCAATCAAGCAGAGATACCGGTCATAACGGTAATGGATGTAACGGAAACTCCCATTGAACGCCCCCAAAAGAAACAGAAAGATTTTTTTTCGGGTAAAAGAGGTTATCATACTTTAAAATCCCAATTAGTAGCTGATCAAAATACAGAGGAAATTATCTGTGTCTTCTGTGGGAAAGGTAGAGGTCATGATTTTAGTTTATTTAAAAAAAGTCGAGTTCGTTTTCATCCTTTAACTACCAGCATAGAAGACAGTGGTTATCAGGGAATAGCTGCATACCATAGTAATAGTTATACACCGAAAAAGAAATCGAAAAATAGAAAATTAACAGAGTTAGAAAAAGAGTATAACAAGGCTTTAGCTAAAGAAAGGATTATCATTGAACATATAAATAGGAAACTCAAAATCTTTAAAATCTTATCCTGTAAATATCGGAATCGTCGTCGAAGATATAGTTTAAGAGTTAACTTGTTGGCGGCTATTTATAACTGTGAGTTAGGGATAGGTATAGCAGCTTCTTAA
- a CDS encoding ISL3 family transposase, with product MWINFDQLLDLPNVTVVNYQKIAQTIFLKLALLNETIECPNCHQTLDRINQTEYNLVRDLSILGNPVYLEVPRRQFHCQKCQKYISERLSFMRLRQHHTIRYESMIYERVKNCSIEEISREEGLGWEEVELIFNHCAKELEKEEWEAPERISLDEFSNLKGHKDFITTVVDMDKKILLDVIKGHKQEELMEALKARPVAVREKVKEVSVDMWSGFTAVIKELFPNAKIIYDRFHVMAIINDELNNLRKLMGVHEKGLPHLLWKNKEDLKDEQKQQLEVILKEHPCLGIAWEMKEEIRQIYQSSKTFRGAERKLEKWIRIGGILYESSASMIQKHLQGICNYFENHTTNGLIEGMNTKIKLIKRMSYGFTNFEHLRLKLFACFNS from the coding sequence ATGTGGATAAATTTTGATCAACTCCTCGATTTACCAAATGTAACAGTGGTCAATTATCAAAAAATTGCTCAGACAATTTTCCTAAAGCTTGCTCTTTTAAATGAAACAATTGAATGTCCGAATTGCCATCAAACCTTAGACAGAATCAATCAGACAGAGTATAATCTAGTCAGAGACTTGTCAATATTAGGTAATCCAGTATATTTAGAAGTACCACGCCGTCAGTTTCATTGTCAAAAGTGCCAAAAGTATATCAGCGAAAGACTGAGTTTTATGAGATTAAGACAGCATCATACAATTCGCTATGAATCGATGATTTATGAGAGAGTAAAAAATTGTAGTATCGAAGAAATAAGTCGAGAAGAAGGGTTGGGATGGGAAGAAGTTGAGTTAATATTTAATCACTGTGCTAAAGAACTAGAAAAGGAAGAGTGGGAAGCACCAGAACGAATAAGCTTAGATGAATTTAGTAACTTAAAAGGACATAAAGATTTCATAACAACGGTCGTAGATATGGACAAGAAAATTTTACTAGATGTGATTAAAGGACATAAACAAGAAGAATTAATGGAAGCCTTAAAGGCACGGCCAGTCGCAGTTCGGGAGAAGGTGAAAGAAGTGAGCGTCGATATGTGGTCAGGATTTACAGCAGTGATCAAGGAATTATTTCCCAATGCTAAAATCATCTATGACCGTTTTCATGTAATGGCTATCATCAATGACGAGCTTAATAACTTGAGAAAGTTAATGGGGGTGCATGAAAAAGGATTACCTCATTTATTATGGAAGAATAAAGAGGACTTAAAGGACGAGCAAAAACAACAACTAGAAGTTATCTTAAAAGAACATCCCTGCTTGGGAATAGCCTGGGAGATGAAAGAAGAAATTAGACAAATTTATCAAAGTAGTAAAACGTTCAGAGGTGCTGAGAGAAAATTGGAAAAATGGATAAGAATAGGCGGGATATTATATGAAAGTAGTGCCAGCATGATCCAGAAGCATTTGCAGGGTATTTGTAATTACTTTGAAAATCATACAACCAACGGATTAATTGAGGGAATGAATACCAAAATAAAGCTTATTAAAAGAATGAGTTATGGATTTACCAATTTTGAACATCTTCGACTTAAGCTGTTTGCTTGCTTTAATTCATAA
- a CDS encoding IS630-like element ISMae26 family transposase (programmed frameshift) — protein sequence MRPYSVDFRQKIIDVWKKEKISIRGLAQRFDVAKSFIQKLLKQHKETGDIRPRPQGGSPPTKLNSEQLIILIEIIEANNDATLEELSDLLYEKTQVKVSRATLGRLTQKLNYSFKKKTLHAAEKESDRVQQKRVEYWSEVREIEASKLIFIDESGVNLALLRLYARALIGRRARGRKPQKRGRNISIISAISLEKVVASVNIYGAVDAVTFEGFILKEVLPKIKEGDCLIMDNAKIHLGEMVREIIEQEKARLIYLPPYSPEFSPIENFWSKVKATLRKLKARTYKDLIEGIELAMLEVTQKDIRNWFTHCCYCTS from the exons ATGAGACCCTATTCCGTAGATTTTCGCCAAAAAATTATCGATGTCTGGAAGAAAGAAAAAATTTCCATTCGAGGACTAGCCCAGAGATTTGACGTGGCTAAAAGCTTTATTCAGAAGTTATTGAAGCAACATAAAGAAACAGGAGATATCCGTCCTCGTCCGCAAGGGGGAAGTCCGCCAACCAAGTTAAATAGTGAACAACTGATAATTTTAATAGAAATCATCGAAGCTAACAATGATGCAACTCTCGAAGAATTATCGGACTTACTGTATGAAAAGACACAGGTGAAAGTCAGTAGAGCCACCCTGGGGCGGCTTACGCAAAAACTCAATTACAGTTTCA AAAAAAAAACACTACACGCGGCGGAAAAAGAAAGTGACAGGGTACAGCAAAAAAGAGTGGAATACTGGTCAGAAGTTCGGGAAATTGAGGCATCAAAACTAATTTTCATCGATGAATCGGGGGTAAATTTAGCCCTTTTGAGACTCTATGCTAGAGCCTTAATTGGCCGAAGAGCTCGGGGAAGAAAACCACAAAAAAGAGGGAGAAATATTTCAATAATTAGTGCTATAAGCTTAGAAAAAGTTGTCGCATCAGTCAACATATACGGTGCAGTGGATGCGGTAACATTTGAAGGATTTATTCTCAAGGAAGTGCTGCCAAAAATTAAAGAAGGAGACTGTCTGATCATGGATAACGCCAAGATTCATCTCGGAGAAATGGTCAGAGAAATAATCGAACAAGAAAAAGCTAGACTCATCTATTTACCTCCTTATTCTCCCGAATTCTCTCCTATTGAAAACTTTTGGTCAAAAGTGAAAGCGACGTTAAGAAAACTGAAGGCGAGAACTTACAAAGACTTAATAGAAGGGATTGAATTGGCTATGTTAGAAGTTACTCAAAAAGATATTCGCAATTGGTTTACTCACTGTTGCTACTGTACCTCATAA
- a CDS encoding DUF2283 domain-containing protein has translation MKAKYDAEVDVLTITWHDTPVEESEAISPGVILDYDQAGNVIGIEILNASRKIENFSPNVQVAISSR, from the coding sequence ATGAAAGCTAAATATGATGCTGAAGTTGACGTTTTAACAATTACCTGGCATGACACACCCGTAGAAGAAAGTGAGGCAATCAGTCCGGGGGTTATTCTTGACTATGATCAAGCAGGTAATGTAATCGGGATTGAAATTCTTAATGCTTCTCGAAAAATCGAGAATTTTTCTCCGAATGTGCAGGTAGCTATTTCTTCTCGATAA
- a CDS encoding DUF2442 domain-containing protein, translating to MRVKENLLTESIPFPKKELFLHVICVEYLDKYQLKLTFNNGIEGIVDLEQELYGEIFEPLKDKSLFQKVYVNSRTIEWPNGADLAPEFLFEIALDKQPVSIVGDPVGYANKM from the coding sequence ATGCGCGTCAAAGAAAACCTCTTAACAGAATCGATCCCCTTCCCTAAAAAAGAGCTATTTCTTCACGTTATCTGTGTGGAATATCTGGATAAGTATCAATTAAAGCTAACCTTTAATAATGGAATAGAAGGGATTGTAGATTTAGAACAAGAATTGTATGGAGAAATCTTTGAACCCTTAAAAGATAAAAGTTTATTTCAAAAAGTATATGTAAATAGTCGGACAATAGAATGGCCAAACGGAGCAGACTTGGCCCCTGAATTTTTATTTGAAATTGCTCTCGACAAGCAACCAGTTAGTATAGTCGGTGATCCTGTAGGATACGCTAATAAAATGTAA
- a CDS encoding metal ABC transporter ATP-binding protein, giving the protein MSTIITINHLWAGYEQEPILEDINLTIEELDFLGIIGPNGGGKTTLLKVLLGLIKPWRGEVSILGQSVQKGRELVGYVPQFVECDRSFPITVGEVVKMGRLSSKKLWQGYSKKDELRVDKALDSVGMLALKKRSIAELSGGQRQRVYIARALAVEPRLLILDEPTASVDPQMRASIFSLLQELNEWMTILIISHDLGTLSTYVKSIGCLNRRLYYHGQKSLTTAMLEQVYC; this is encoded by the coding sequence ATGTCAACGATCATTACCATTAATCATCTCTGGGCCGGCTACGAACAGGAACCGATCCTCGAAGATATTAATTTAACCATTGAAGAACTGGATTTTCTGGGAATTATCGGCCCGAATGGAGGAGGAAAAACTACCCTCCTTAAGGTTTTACTGGGATTAATTAAACCTTGGCGGGGAGAAGTCAGTATTTTGGGGCAAAGTGTCCAAAAAGGTCGGGAATTAGTCGGTTATGTGCCGCAGTTTGTCGAATGTGATCGCTCATTTCCCATCACTGTGGGTGAGGTGGTGAAAATGGGGAGATTGAGCAGCAAAAAACTCTGGCAAGGCTATAGTAAAAAAGATGAGTTAAGGGTAGATAAAGCTTTAGATAGTGTGGGAATGTTAGCGTTGAAAAAAAGGTCGATTGCTGAACTTTCGGGGGGACAGCGCCAACGGGTTTATATCGCTCGCGCTTTAGCAGTAGAACCCCGTCTCTTGATTTTAGATGAACCCACTGCCAGTGTCGATCCCCAAATGCGTGCTAGTATTTTTTCCCTGTTGCAAGAATTGAATGAGTGGATGACCATTTTAATTATTTCCCATGATCTGGGAACCCTATCTACCTATGTTAAATCGATCGGTTGTCTCAATCGTCGTCTCTATTATCACGGCCAAAAATCTCTCACTACCGCTATGTTAGAGCAAGTGTATTGTTAA